In Risungbinella massiliensis, a single window of DNA contains:
- a CDS encoding manganese efflux pump MntP: MQLSTPELGQIVTLAFIAIALGMDAFSIGIGIGTKRLNWQRNLLFAIMVGIFHVVMPFFGFLVGRSIGGWLEGIAVMVGGGMLCLLGAQMVYKNIKGEEAELQVKSMTWFGLFLFSLSVSVDSLSVGLTLGLFQVDLLLAIMMFGLAGFILSGIGLSIGRILGSLVGGYGEVIGGIILIALGVKFIW; this comes from the coding sequence ATGCAACTCTCCACACCAGAACTGGGACAAATTGTGACGCTAGCCTTTATTGCTATCGCACTTGGGATGGATGCGTTCTCCATTGGCATCGGAATCGGAACCAAGCGGCTAAATTGGCAACGGAACTTGCTGTTTGCTATTATGGTCGGAATCTTTCATGTTGTTATGCCCTTTTTTGGATTTTTAGTAGGAAGATCCATTGGTGGCTGGTTAGAGGGTATTGCAGTAATGGTGGGTGGAGGTATGTTGTGTCTTTTGGGAGCCCAGATGGTCTACAAAAATATAAAAGGGGAAGAGGCAGAACTTCAAGTAAAAAGTATGACTTGGTTTGGGTTGTTTCTTTTTTCTCTGAGTGTCAGTGTCGATTCCTTATCAGTGGGCCTTACTCTTGGACTATTTCAGGTAGATCTATTATTGGCAATCATGATGTTTGGATTGGCAGGTTTTATCCTTAGTGGAATAGGGCTTTCGATCGGAAGAATTCTCGGCTCTCTCGTTGGAGGGTATGGTGAAGTGATCGGAGGGATCATTCTCATCGCCCTAGGTGTGAAGTTTATCTGGTAA
- a CDS encoding low molecular weight protein arginine phosphatase, translating into MLRVLFVCTGNTCRSPMAAEMMRQLAKEYQVEVEVKSAGIAAFPGSPASDHTQTILRDKGWSDHHVAQSMDQKLVDWADIVLTMTSYHRDVIREHYEASLPKTYTLAEYAHSLSPSEQAMKSIDIQDPFGGDLSIYRQCGEEIEEAIRIILRYWTTKGTTS; encoded by the coding sequence ATGTTACGTGTTCTTTTCGTCTGTACAGGTAATACATGCCGAAGTCCTATGGCAGCAGAGATGATGCGACAACTTGCTAAGGAGTACCAAGTGGAAGTAGAAGTGAAATCTGCTGGAATTGCTGCTTTCCCAGGCTCTCCTGCTTCTGATCACACGCAAACGATACTAAGAGACAAAGGTTGGTCGGATCATCATGTAGCTCAATCCATGGATCAAAAATTAGTCGATTGGGCCGATATTGTGCTAACAATGACATCCTATCATCGTGATGTTATTCGAGAACACTATGAGGCAAGCTTACCAAAAACTTATACTTTAGCTGAATATGCACACAGTCTGTCCCCTTCTGAGCAAGCAATGAAATCGATCGATATTCAAGACCCGTTTGGTGGGGATTTATCTATTTATCGCCAATGTGGTGAGGAGATCGAAGAAGCGATTCGGATCATTTTGAGATATTGGACAACAAAGGGAACTACATCATGA
- a CDS encoding GNAT family N-acetyltransferase has protein sequence MLWIREAKPEDHSQILSLIERANLSTRGAVEEPTLFFVVEGMVEDKPVVVGTAGMVLCGDYGLFRSFVLEKQARSEKVILELIQILLRAASDAKLDSVYLITSQPSDWLQALCFYPIEEEEVPFEVACSIHFSEIANRGNIFSCSLMDRFIEQEDD, from the coding sequence ATGTTATGGATTCGAGAAGCAAAGCCAGAAGATCATTCACAGATTCTCTCTCTGATAGAACGCGCCAACCTCTCTACCAGAGGAGCTGTTGAAGAACCTACTTTGTTTTTTGTAGTAGAGGGCATGGTGGAGGACAAACCAGTAGTGGTTGGAACAGCTGGTATGGTACTTTGTGGGGATTATGGATTATTTCGTTCGTTTGTTTTGGAGAAGCAAGCCCGCTCAGAAAAGGTTATTTTGGAATTGATTCAAATCTTATTGCGAGCAGCCTCGGATGCGAAATTAGATAGCGTTTATCTCATCACTTCTCAGCCTAGCGATTGGTTACAAGCGCTCTGTTTTTATCCGATTGAGGAAGAGGAAGTTCCGTTTGAAGTGGCTTGTTCCATACATTTTTCAGAGATTGCTAATAGAGGGAACATTTTTAGCTGTTCACTTATGGATCGATTCATTGAACAGGAAGACGACTAA
- the rpiB gene encoding ribose 5-phosphate isomerase B — MRVILGSDHGGIHLKQELKFLLEEMGISYADEGCNCTDSVDYPDYAAPVAQKVAAGEYDLGILVCGTGIGMSIAANKVKGIRCAVVSDEFSARMSREHNNANILALGERVVGPDLAKSIVRTWLTTEFAGDRHARRVDKIAQLEG, encoded by the coding sequence ATGCGTGTTATCCTTGGATCTGATCATGGTGGTATTCATCTAAAACAAGAATTAAAGTTTTTATTAGAGGAAATGGGCATTTCCTATGCCGATGAAGGTTGCAATTGTACTGATTCGGTTGATTATCCAGACTATGCTGCACCTGTTGCCCAGAAGGTAGCAGCTGGAGAGTATGACTTAGGGATTTTAGTCTGTGGTACAGGAATTGGCATGTCGATTGCCGCAAACAAGGTAAAAGGTATCCGTTGTGCAGTAGTTAGTGATGAGTTTTCGGCTAGAATGAGCAGAGAGCATAATAATGCAAATATCTTGGCTCTTGGAGAGCGGGTCGTAGGTCCAGACCTAGCCAAATCCATTGTGCGCACTTGGCTAACTACCGAGTTTGCTGGTGATCGTCATGCTAGACGTGTAGATAAAATTGCACAATTAGAAGGTTAA
- a CDS encoding L-threonylcarbamoyladenylate synthase: MQLKKTHCWEIDPNQPLSDLLLKEEMHDAAQLLREGGLVAFPTETVYGLGADATSSEAVKRIFLAKGRPSDNPLIIHFGEVHQIREWVQSIPPAGEQLLEAFVPGPLTLILPHSGKIVPEVTAGLPTVGVRIPNHPVARALLQLTGHPVAAPSANRSGRPSPTEARHVWQDLQGRIELLLDGGPTGVGVESTVVDVTGEYPILLRPGGVSLEDLQKVVPTIQVDLGLTESASKPRSPGMKYRHYAPEATMWLVKGNPQNMVTQIQKLIEESNLHGKKVGVLTTTENEDKYKSAAVVSAGSRKQPESVARNLFQALRQFDELKVDVIYGETFPEEGIFFSVMNRLRKAADGKFC, encoded by the coding sequence TTGCAACTGAAGAAAACACACTGTTGGGAAATAGATCCCAACCAACCTCTATCTGACTTACTCCTAAAAGAAGAAATGCATGACGCTGCCCAGCTTCTTCGTGAAGGTGGCTTGGTTGCGTTTCCTACTGAAACAGTTTATGGATTAGGTGCAGATGCCACCTCATCAGAGGCAGTCAAGCGGATCTTCTTAGCAAAGGGTAGACCGAGTGATAATCCGTTAATTATCCATTTTGGAGAGGTTCACCAAATTCGAGAGTGGGTTCAAAGTATACCTCCAGCAGGAGAGCAACTCTTGGAAGCTTTTGTTCCGGGCCCTTTGACTCTCATATTGCCTCATAGCGGAAAAATAGTACCTGAAGTGACTGCTGGATTGCCTACTGTAGGAGTGAGGATTCCGAATCATCCCGTTGCCAGAGCTCTCTTGCAATTAACAGGACATCCCGTTGCTGCACCTAGTGCTAATCGTTCTGGACGCCCTAGTCCCACAGAAGCTCGCCATGTTTGGCAAGATTTACAAGGGAGAATAGAGCTGTTGTTGGATGGGGGACCGACAGGTGTAGGAGTGGAGTCGACCGTAGTGGATGTGACAGGTGAATACCCTATTTTGCTACGTCCGGGTGGAGTCTCGCTAGAAGATCTACAAAAAGTAGTTCCAACGATTCAAGTGGATCTAGGACTGACTGAATCTGCTTCAAAACCTCGTTCTCCAGGAATGAAATATCGGCATTATGCACCAGAGGCAACGATGTGGTTAGTCAAAGGGAATCCCCAAAACATGGTTACCCAAATCCAGAAATTAATAGAAGAATCAAACCTTCACGGCAAAAAAGTGGGAGTACTCACCACAACGGAAAACGAAGATAAATACAAATCAGCGGCAGTTGTGTCAGCCGGTTCCCGCAAACAACCGGAAAGTGTAGCTAGAAACTTGTTTCAAGCGTTACGCCAATTTGATGAGTTAAAAGTGGATGTCATTTATGGTGAAACGTTTCCCGAGGAAGGGATCTTTTTTTCTGTGATGAATCGATTGCGCAAAGCAGCAGATGGAAAGTTCTGTTGA
- a CDS encoding TIGR01440 family protein, with translation MGKDFLSSITSQLEQVLQDLLEVSPLTDRHILVIGTSTSEVLGEQIGTNGSEEVAKVLFAVLDRFARQHSFHLAFQCCEHLNRALVICESTRERFGLTAVQAIPVPHAGGAMASFAHSALPDAVLVESIQADAGIDIGDTLIGMHLKPVAVPVRSKQKQIGYAHVTMAKTRPKLIGGARAVYSL, from the coding sequence ATGGGAAAAGATTTTCTGTCTTCTATCACTAGTCAATTGGAGCAGGTACTCCAAGATCTCTTAGAAGTATCTCCTTTGACCGATCGGCATATTTTGGTAATTGGTACGAGTACGAGTGAGGTATTGGGAGAGCAGATTGGGACAAATGGTAGTGAAGAGGTAGCAAAGGTTTTATTTGCTGTTTTGGATCGCTTTGCCCGTCAGCATTCCTTTCACTTAGCTTTTCAGTGTTGCGAGCATCTAAATAGGGCGTTAGTTATATGCGAATCAACGAGAGAACGCTTTGGGCTTACAGCTGTCCAGGCAATTCCCGTACCTCATGCAGGTGGAGCGATGGCCTCTTTTGCGCATTCCGCTTTACCTGATGCTGTATTAGTAGAGTCTATCCAAGCAGATGCTGGAATCGATATAGGGGATACCCTAATTGGGATGCATCTGAAGCCAGTTGCTGTACCTGTGCGTTCCAAACAGAAGCAGATAGGGTATGCGCATGTCACGATGGCGAAAACACGACCTAAGCTAATTGGGGGAGCTCGTGCGGTATATTCTCTTTAG